A stretch of the Thermoleophilaceae bacterium genome encodes the following:
- a CDS encoding NAD(P)/FAD-dependent oxidoreductase, with translation MPVRKTKRGAARTPLSADADVLICGASFAGLAVARELAGSGARVLMLDRYEIGERQTSACAAPTDWLVNLGVEDSIRQTFEELVVHTPHGSSRFRLPWKFSTFDYPLLCSLLDDQNDAEFETAKVNGRTGDVVHTDRGDLTAPLIVDGLGWRRVLAEQGYQPPDAPLSRGLEVHPHGAGDELEIWIDRRYVPAGYGWSFPARDEVRVGVGSFDPRFHVKDTTVLLADDLERDAVRYQGNWIPHELRDATADGVFFVGDSAGHCLPLTAEGIRTAFYFGLACGRELRAVVEGRATREEALRRYHDFSAEHEWKFRWMLRTQRLVPRVPPRLLGPLIRAMGAQRFVDWSFNHYLGIAPPSFTAGPAPRPAQRADVPAAA, from the coding sequence ATGCCGGTGCGGAAGACCAAGCGCGGGGCTGCCCGCACGCCCCTGAGCGCTGACGCGGATGTCCTGATCTGTGGCGCGAGCTTCGCAGGCCTCGCGGTCGCCCGCGAGCTCGCGGGCTCCGGGGCGCGCGTTTTGATGCTCGACCGCTACGAGATCGGCGAGCGCCAGACCTCGGCCTGCGCCGCCCCCACCGACTGGCTGGTGAACCTCGGCGTAGAGGACTCCATCCGGCAGACCTTCGAGGAGCTCGTGGTCCACACGCCGCACGGAAGCTCGCGTTTCCGGCTGCCGTGGAAGTTCTCGACCTTCGACTACCCGCTCCTGTGCTCGCTGCTCGACGACCAGAACGACGCGGAGTTCGAGACGGCGAAGGTGAACGGGCGCACCGGAGACGTCGTGCACACCGACCGCGGCGACCTCACCGCCCCGCTGATCGTGGACGGCCTTGGCTGGCGCCGCGTGCTCGCCGAGCAGGGCTACCAGCCGCCGGACGCCCCGCTCTCGCGCGGACTCGAGGTGCACCCGCACGGCGCCGGCGACGAGCTCGAGATCTGGATCGACCGCCGCTACGTGCCGGCGGGCTACGGGTGGAGCTTCCCCGCGCGGGACGAGGTGCGCGTCGGAGTGGGCTCCTTCGACCCGCGCTTCCACGTGAAGGACACCACGGTGCTCCTCGCCGACGACCTCGAGCGCGACGCAGTGCGCTACCAGGGCAACTGGATTCCGCACGAGCTGCGCGACGCAACCGCGGACGGCGTCTTCTTCGTGGGCGACTCGGCGGGCCACTGCCTCCCGCTCACCGCCGAGGGAATCCGCACCGCCTTCTACTTCGGGCTCGCATGCGGCCGTGAGCTGCGCGCCGTGGTGGAGGGCCGCGCCACCCGCGAGGAGGCGCTGCGGCGCTACCACGACTTCAGCGCCGAGCACGAGTGGAAGTTCCGCTGGATGCTGCGCACTCAGCGACTGGTTCCGCGCGTGCCGCCGCGGCTGCTGGGCCCGCTGATCCGGGCCATGGGCGCCCAGCGGTTCGTGGACTGGTCCTTCAACCACTACCTCGGCATCGCGCCGCCGTCGTTCACGGCCGGCCCCGCCCCGCGGCCGGCGCAGCGGGCGGACGTGCCCGCGGCCGCGTAG
- the rpsA gene encoding 30S ribosomal protein S1 → MSDTETLSPPAPAATPVEGSGGLLVEIDGQIVPNYDATMVLFEEGDVVTGNVVRIDKDEVLVDIGYKSEGVIPSNELSIRKSAIPQDEVELGEEVDALVLTKEDQDGRLILSKKRARFEKAWRRIEGAAESGEPVEGTVIEVVKGGLIIDLGVRGFLPASLVDIRRVQNLDEFLHQKIECKVIELNRSRNNVVLSRRAVLEEERKEVRQQILDRLQPGQIVEGAISNIVDFGAFVDLDGIDGLIHISELSWSHVNHPSEILSIGDVVPVKVLDIDRDRQRISLGLKQTQEDPWQRVVDTYNVGDELEGKVTKVVTFGAFVEILDGVEGLVHISELANHHVENPREIVGPDDDVKVKVLEIDSERRRLSLSLKRTGEQEVPGGGMPSSSGPSAEISGLGDVQDLDLSDDVFQGEQASGPAEEAPEVVEPAAPEAEAAAPEAEAAAPEAAPEAPEAEAPEAETPEAEKPEASEEPAEAASEQSDEDPEHT, encoded by the coding sequence GTGTCGGATACCGAGACCCTGTCCCCACCCGCCCCCGCCGCCACGCCCGTAGAGGGCTCCGGGGGCCTGCTCGTCGAGATCGACGGCCAGATCGTTCCCAATTACGACGCCACCATGGTCCTCTTCGAGGAGGGGGACGTCGTCACGGGCAACGTGGTCCGTATCGACAAGGACGAGGTGCTGGTCGACATCGGCTACAAGTCGGAGGGCGTCATCCCCTCCAACGAGCTGTCCATCCGCAAGTCCGCCATCCCGCAGGACGAGGTGGAGCTCGGCGAGGAGGTCGACGCGCTCGTCCTCACCAAGGAGGACCAGGACGGCCGGCTGATCCTCTCCAAGAAGCGCGCCCGCTTCGAGAAGGCGTGGCGGCGCATCGAGGGAGCCGCGGAGTCCGGCGAGCCGGTCGAGGGCACGGTCATCGAGGTCGTCAAGGGCGGCCTCATCATCGACCTCGGGGTGCGCGGCTTCCTGCCCGCCTCGCTCGTGGACATCCGGCGCGTGCAGAACCTCGACGAGTTCCTGCACCAGAAGATCGAGTGCAAGGTCATCGAGCTCAACCGCTCGCGCAACAACGTCGTGCTCTCGCGCCGGGCCGTGCTCGAGGAGGAGCGCAAGGAGGTGCGCCAGCAGATCCTCGACCGCCTGCAGCCGGGGCAGATCGTGGAGGGCGCCATCTCGAACATCGTGGACTTCGGCGCCTTCGTCGACCTCGACGGGATCGACGGCCTCATCCACATCTCCGAGCTCTCGTGGAGCCACGTCAACCATCCCTCGGAGATCCTGTCGATCGGCGACGTCGTGCCGGTCAAGGTGCTCGACATCGACCGCGACCGCCAGCGCATCTCGCTCGGCCTCAAGCAGACGCAGGAGGATCCGTGGCAGCGGGTCGTCGACACCTACAACGTCGGTGACGAGCTGGAGGGCAAGGTCACGAAGGTCGTGACCTTCGGTGCCTTCGTCGAGATCCTCGACGGCGTCGAGGGCCTCGTGCACATCTCCGAGCTCGCCAATCACCACGTGGAGAACCCGCGTGAGATCGTCGGCCCCGACGACGACGTGAAGGTCAAGGTCCTCGAGATCGATTCCGAGCGCCGCCGGCTCTCGCTCAGCCTGAAGCGCACGGGCGAGCAGGAGGTCCCGGGCGGCGGGATGCCCAGCTCGTCGGGCCCGAGCGCCGAGATCAGCGGCCTCGGGGACGTTCAGGACCTGGACCTCTCAGACGACGTCTTCCAGGGCGAGCAGGCCTCAGGGCCCGCCGAGGAGGCTCCCGAGGTTGTCGAGCCGGCGGCGCCCGAGGCCGAAGCAGCGGCGCCGGAAGCTGAGGCAGCGGCGCCCGAGGCCGCGCCGGAGGCACCTGAGGCGGAGGCACCTGAGGCGGAGACGCCCGAGGCGGAGAAGCCCGAGGCTTCCGAGGAGCCCGCCGAGGCAGCCTCCGAGCAGTCCGACGAGGACCCCGAGCACACCTAG
- the coaE gene encoding dephospho-CoA kinase (Dephospho-CoA kinase (CoaE) performs the final step in coenzyme A biosynthesis.) has protein sequence MASLPFVGLTGGMGAGKSEALRALERLGAATLSSDAVVHELLESDEVRGLLAERFGADVAADRAAIAGVVFADPGERAWLEGVLWPRVGARIASWREELGARETAPRAAVVEVPLLFESGMEAAFDHTIAVVAGDAVRASRTSGRDHAATDERDARQLSQAEKADRAEFAVRNDGTLAELERELSRILETIST, from the coding sequence GTGGCGAGCCTGCCGTTCGTGGGGCTCACCGGCGGCATGGGCGCCGGCAAGTCCGAGGCCCTGCGCGCGCTCGAGCGCCTCGGGGCGGCCACGCTGTCGAGCGACGCCGTGGTGCACGAGCTGCTCGAGAGCGACGAGGTGCGCGGGCTGCTTGCCGAGCGCTTCGGCGCCGACGTGGCCGCGGACCGGGCGGCGATCGCCGGCGTGGTGTTCGCCGATCCGGGCGAGCGGGCCTGGCTCGAGGGGGTGTTGTGGCCGCGGGTGGGCGCGCGGATCGCGTCATGGCGCGAGGAGCTCGGCGCGCGCGAGACCGCGCCGCGGGCGGCGGTGGTGGAGGTGCCGCTGCTGTTCGAGTCCGGGATGGAGGCGGCTTTCGACCACACGATCGCCGTCGTGGCCGGCGACGCCGTGAGGGCTTCGCGCACGTCTGGCCGCGATCACGCCGCGACGGACGAACGCGACGCCCGGCAGCTCTCCCAGGCGGAAAAGGCGGACCGAGCGGAGTTCGCGGTCCGCAACGACGGGACGCTCGCCGAGTTGGAGAGGGAGCTGTCCCGGATACTTGAGACGATAAGCACATGA
- a CDS encoding lytic transglycosylase domain-containing protein, whose translation MSRTIAHPRRRAAAPARRRRSSRGRHRGRRIVAVVAAVAVGAAAAAAAGIGPLGDAVREITLPLRHDDVIRQQAADKGLDPALIAAVIYQESKFRDQTSPAGAEGLMQIVPDTAQFIASRSGGTAFELRDLGDPDINIRYGSWYLRYLLDQHGGDLTLAVAAYNAGEGNVDSWVREAGGPASFDPATDIPFPETRAYVAEVLERREEYRDHYADELGL comes from the coding sequence ATGAGCCGCACCATCGCCCACCCGAGGCGGCGCGCCGCCGCGCCCGCTCGTCGCCGTCGTTCGAGCCGCGGCAGGCATCGCGGCCGGCGGATCGTGGCGGTGGTGGCTGCCGTGGCCGTGGGCGCGGCGGCCGCGGCAGCCGCGGGCATCGGCCCGCTCGGGGACGCCGTGCGTGAGATCACCCTGCCGCTGCGCCACGACGACGTCATCCGCCAGCAGGCCGCCGACAAGGGCCTCGACCCCGCGCTCATCGCCGCAGTCATCTACCAGGAGTCGAAGTTCCGCGACCAGACGTCGCCCGCCGGCGCGGAGGGGCTGATGCAGATCGTGCCGGACACGGCCCAGTTCATCGCCAGCAGGAGCGGCGGCACGGCGTTCGAGCTGCGCGACCTCGGCGACCCCGACATCAACATCCGCTACGGCTCCTGGTATCTGCGCTACCTGCTCGACCAGCACGGGGGCGACCTCACCCTGGCCGTGGCCGCCTACAACGCGGGTGAGGGCAACGTGGACAGCTGGGTGCGGGAGGCCGGGGGCCCGGCGAGCTTCGATCCGGCCACCGACATCCCCTTCCCCGAGACGCGTGCGTACGTCGCCGAGGTGCTCGAACGCCGCGAGGAGTACCGCGACCACTATGCGGACGAACTCGGATTGTAA
- a CDS encoding DUF4333 domain-containing protein, whose protein sequence is MKASAFAVLAAVLALGVAGCGSSTLDTAEIEDEVQELAEDRDLEVDGVTCPDDIEAEEGDEFDCEVEIEGGEEIDAEVTQRNDDGDVRIRIDAEQIAQGQQTDTGAGTDTDTGGGAQDNSQDAQLIEQAIRSFVTAARDGDAATFCGQQSDPRLARRYGSIEECVESAEAKTPVSSLPTGDQVDIEISSLTPPTATVQVSRQGGSGSSPYEMVDEGGQGGWAVESIDGE, encoded by the coding sequence ATGAAGGCATCCGCGTTTGCGGTGCTCGCTGCTGTCCTGGCCCTCGGTGTGGCCGGCTGCGGCTCCAGCACGCTTGATACCGCCGAGATCGAGGATGAGGTCCAAGAGCTCGCCGAGGACCGCGACCTGGAGGTCGACGGCGTCACCTGCCCCGACGACATCGAGGCCGAGGAAGGCGACGAGTTCGACTGCGAGGTGGAGATCGAGGGCGGCGAGGAGATCGACGCCGAGGTCACCCAGCGCAACGACGACGGCGACGTCCGGATCCGCATTGACGCGGAGCAGATCGCTCAGGGCCAGCAGACCGACACCGGCGCCGGCACCGACACCGACACCGGCGGCGGCGCCCAGGACAACAGCCAGGACGCCCAGCTCATCGAGCAGGCGATCCGCTCGTTCGTGACGGCCGCCCGCGACGGCGACGCCGCCACGTTCTGCGGCCAGCAGTCCGACCCTCGCCTCGCCCGCCGTTACGGCAGCATCGAGGAGTGCGTGGAGTCCGCCGAGGCCAAGACTCCGGTGTCGTCCCTGCCCACGGGCGACCAGGTGGACATCGAGATCAGCTCGCTCACGCCCCCCACGGCCACCGTCCAGGTAAGCCGCCAGGGCGGCTCGGGCTCGAGCCCGTACGAGATGGTCGACGAGGGCGGCCAGGGCGGCTGGGCCGTCGAGTCGATCGACGGGGAATAA
- a CDS encoding ABC-F family ATP-binding cassette domain-containing protein, which yields MAVVIAAGLDKDMAGEPLLRGVSFKLERGDRMTLAGRNGAGKTTLLRMVAGQTGVDGGELVLEKGARVALHDQRPPRERDLSLRDYVLGGCGDLVALEQQLGRLETAMAQTPDDASVLHRYSRAQTRLEHAGGYGWRSRALSAVHGLGFADADLDRPLRSFSGGELTRGSLARALAGDPGLLLLDEPTNHLDIGSLEWLEQHLLSLDAAIVLVAHDRWFLEAVGTSVLEIEAGRSRFFPGPWHAWRTEQAARDIALGKAIDKQQAEIARMERFVERFRYKATKARQAQSRVKKLEKMERIQRDPRDERSLGFGFGQAERTGRVVLEVEHGRLVVGERTLLDDGGLWLERGEHISLVGPNGAGKTTLIEAVAGRRELDGGRLRRGHNVQLGYLSQHAEELGIRGTVLEAAQRATGLTPNKARALLGRFLFSGDEAEKPMDGLSGGERRRLSLAVLVASGANVLILDEPTNHLDLDSREALEDALRGFEGALLLVSHDRALLDAVGTRTVALEDGTLRSYDGGWAEYSRVREERKAASRTPAAPREKAAKKAPATASGNGLSKNQRRQVERFEREIERAEHALRGVEDELADPAAWASPGRSERSSARHAEARRAVEDAYARWEAAAEA from the coding sequence ATGGCCGTCGTCATCGCAGCCGGGCTCGACAAGGACATGGCGGGCGAGCCCCTCCTTCGCGGCGTCTCGTTCAAGCTCGAGCGCGGCGACCGCATGACCCTGGCCGGGCGCAACGGCGCCGGCAAGACCACGCTGCTGCGGATGGTGGCCGGGCAGACGGGCGTCGACGGCGGCGAGCTCGTGCTCGAGAAGGGGGCGCGGGTGGCCCTGCACGACCAGCGGCCGCCGCGCGAGCGCGACCTCTCGCTGCGCGACTACGTCCTGGGCGGCTGCGGCGACCTGGTGGCGCTGGAGCAGCAGCTGGGGCGGCTCGAGACCGCGATGGCGCAGACGCCCGACGACGCCTCGGTGCTTCACCGCTACTCGCGCGCGCAGACCCGGCTGGAACACGCCGGCGGCTACGGCTGGCGCTCGCGCGCGCTCTCCGCAGTGCACGGCCTTGGCTTCGCAGACGCGGACCTCGACCGTCCCCTGCGCTCGTTCTCCGGCGGCGAGCTCACCCGCGGCTCGCTGGCCCGCGCGCTGGCCGGGGATCCCGGCCTGCTGCTGCTCGACGAGCCCACCAACCACCTCGACATCGGCTCGCTCGAATGGCTCGAGCAGCACCTGCTCTCGCTCGACGCCGCCATCGTGCTCGTGGCCCACGACCGCTGGTTCCTCGAGGCGGTGGGCACCTCGGTGCTGGAGATCGAGGCCGGCCGCTCGCGCTTCTTCCCCGGCCCCTGGCACGCCTGGCGCACCGAGCAGGCCGCCAGGGATATCGCGCTGGGCAAGGCCATCGACAAGCAGCAGGCGGAGATCGCTCGGATGGAGCGCTTCGTGGAGCGCTTCCGCTACAAGGCCACCAAGGCGCGCCAGGCGCAGTCGCGCGTCAAGAAGCTCGAGAAGATGGAGCGCATCCAGCGCGACCCGCGTGACGAGCGCTCACTGGGGTTCGGCTTCGGCCAGGCCGAGCGCACGGGACGGGTCGTGCTCGAGGTCGAGCACGGCCGCCTCGTGGTCGGGGAGCGCACGCTGCTCGACGACGGCGGCCTGTGGCTGGAGCGTGGCGAGCACATCTCGCTGGTCGGGCCCAACGGCGCCGGCAAGACCACGCTCATCGAGGCCGTCGCCGGGCGCCGCGAGCTCGATGGCGGCAGGCTGCGGCGCGGGCACAACGTGCAGCTCGGCTACCTCTCCCAGCACGCCGAGGAGCTCGGCATCCGGGGCACCGTGCTGGAGGCCGCGCAGCGGGCCACCGGGCTCACGCCCAACAAGGCCCGCGCGCTGCTGGGCCGCTTCCTCTTCTCCGGAGACGAGGCCGAAAAGCCGATGGACGGGCTCTCGGGAGGCGAGCGCCGGCGGCTGTCCCTGGCGGTGCTCGTGGCCTCGGGGGCCAACGTGCTGATCCTCGACGAGCCCACCAACCACCTCGACCTCGACTCGCGCGAGGCGCTGGAGGACGCGCTGCGCGGCTTCGAGGGGGCGCTGCTGCTCGTCTCGCACGACCGCGCGCTGCTCGATGCCGTGGGCACGCGCACGGTCGCGCTCGAAGACGGCACGCTGCGCAGCTACGACGGCGGCTGGGCCGAGTACTCGCGCGTGCGGGAGGAGCGCAAGGCCGCGTCACGGACGCCGGCCGCGCCGAGGGAGAAGGCGGCCAAGAAGGCGCCCGCCACCGCGTCGGGCAACGGCCTCTCCAAGAACCAGAGGCGCCAGGTGGAGCGGTTCGAGCGCGAGATCGAGCGGGCGGAGCACGCGCTGCGCGGGGTCGAGGACGAGCTGGCCGACCCGGCCGCATGGGCCTCGCCCGGCCGCAGCGAGCGCTCCAGCGCGCGCCACGCCGAAGCCAGGCGCGCCGTGGAGGACGCCTACGCGCGCTGGGAGGCCGCGGCGGAGGCCTGA
- the uvrB gene encoding excinuclease ABC subunit UvrB, with the protein MPEFRVNPAYQPIADQQQARDGLGQGIRDGDRLQTLLGVTGSGKTATMAFTIEQVQRPSLVIAHNKTLAAQLCNEFREFFPDNAVEYFVSYYDYYQPEAYVPSQDLYIEKDSSINEEIERLRHSATAALNARRDVIVVASVSCIFGLGSPEKYDAMMLTLARGQEIDRDTTLRKLVDMQYQRNDQVLGRGNFRVRGETLEIFPAYAESAYRAVLFGDEVEQLQHFDPLSGEVYDELEHAGVWPATHYATDRETIERAVGEIRDELEARCAELEAEGKLLESHRLRQRTQYDMEMLRELGFCNGIENYSRILDGRRPGDRPYCLVDFFPDDFVCFIDESHQTVPQIGGMYEGDRSRKQTLVDFGFRLPSALDNRPQKFDEFMTITNQIVYVSATPGDFERNHSGRIVEQIVRPTGIIDPEVEVRETKNQIDDLMNEVKLRSEAGDRVLVTTLTKKMAEDLTDYLVEYGFKVRYLHSEIDTLERIQIIRDLRLGEFDVLVGVNLLREGLDLPEVSLVAIIDADKEGFLRGETSLIQTIGRAARNVRGKVIMYADKQSAAMARAIGETDRRRAIQVAYNEEHGITPETIKKGISDMSDFLAMESKVPAREGRRAKRREQAMSPDEIEKTLVELEEEMLLAADELRFEYAAKLRDEIKSLRRELDQIQAA; encoded by the coding sequence ATGCCCGAGTTCCGCGTCAACCCGGCCTACCAGCCGATCGCCGACCAGCAGCAGGCCCGCGACGGGCTCGGGCAGGGCATCCGCGACGGGGACCGCCTCCAGACGCTGCTCGGCGTCACCGGGTCGGGCAAGACGGCCACGATGGCGTTCACCATCGAGCAGGTCCAGCGGCCGTCGCTCGTCATCGCCCACAACAAGACGCTGGCCGCGCAGCTCTGCAACGAGTTCCGCGAGTTCTTCCCCGACAACGCGGTGGAGTACTTCGTCTCCTACTACGACTACTACCAGCCCGAGGCCTACGTCCCCAGCCAGGACCTCTACATCGAGAAGGACTCCTCCATCAACGAGGAGATCGAGCGGCTGCGGCACTCGGCCACGGCGGCGCTCAACGCGCGGCGCGACGTGATCGTCGTGGCCAGCGTGTCCTGCATCTTCGGCCTGGGCTCGCCGGAGAAGTACGACGCGATGATGCTCACGCTCGCCCGCGGGCAGGAGATCGACCGGGACACCACGCTGCGCAAGCTCGTGGACATGCAGTACCAGCGCAACGACCAGGTGCTGGGGCGCGGCAACTTCCGCGTGCGCGGGGAGACGCTCGAGATCTTCCCGGCATACGCGGAGTCGGCCTACCGGGCGGTGCTGTTCGGCGACGAGGTCGAGCAGCTCCAGCACTTCGACCCGCTGTCGGGCGAGGTCTACGACGAGCTCGAGCACGCGGGCGTCTGGCCCGCCACCCACTACGCCACCGACCGCGAGACCATCGAGCGCGCGGTGGGCGAGATCCGCGACGAGCTCGAGGCCCGCTGCGCCGAGCTCGAGGCCGAGGGCAAGCTGCTGGAGTCCCACCGGCTGCGGCAGCGCACGCAGTACGACATGGAGATGCTGCGCGAGCTCGGCTTCTGCAACGGGATCGAGAACTACTCGCGCATCCTCGACGGGCGGCGGCCGGGGGACCGGCCCTACTGCCTGGTGGACTTCTTCCCCGACGACTTCGTCTGCTTCATCGACGAGTCGCACCAGACCGTTCCGCAGATCGGTGGAATGTACGAGGGCGACCGCTCGCGCAAGCAGACGCTGGTGGACTTCGGCTTCCGCCTCCCCAGCGCGCTGGACAACCGGCCGCAGAAGTTCGACGAGTTCATGACGATCACGAACCAGATCGTCTACGTGTCCGCCACGCCCGGGGACTTCGAGCGCAACCACTCGGGCCGCATCGTCGAGCAGATCGTGCGCCCCACCGGCATCATCGACCCCGAGGTCGAGGTGCGCGAGACCAAGAACCAGATCGACGACCTCATGAACGAGGTCAAGCTGCGCTCCGAGGCGGGCGACCGCGTGCTGGTCACCACGCTCACCAAGAAGATGGCCGAGGACCTCACGGACTACCTCGTGGAATACGGCTTCAAGGTTCGCTATCTCCACTCCGAGATCGACACGCTGGAGCGCATCCAGATCATCCGCGACCTGCGTCTCGGCGAGTTCGACGTGCTCGTGGGCGTCAACCTCCTGCGCGAGGGCCTCGACCTGCCCGAGGTGTCGCTGGTCGCGATCATCGACGCCGACAAGGAGGGCTTCCTCCGCGGCGAGACCTCGCTCATCCAGACCATCGGCCGCGCCGCGCGCAACGTGCGCGGCAAGGTGATCATGTACGCCGACAAGCAGTCCGCGGCCATGGCCAGGGCCATCGGCGAGACGGACCGCCGCCGCGCCATCCAGGTCGCCTACAACGAGGAGCACGGCATCACGCCGGAGACCATCAAGAAGGGCATCTCGGACATGAGCGACTTCCTTGCCATGGAGTCGAAGGTGCCGGCGCGCGAGGGCCGCCGGGCCAAGCGCCGCGAGCAGGCCATGTCGCCGGACGAGATCGAGAAGACCCTCGTCGAGCTGGAGGAGGAGATGCTCCTCGCCGCCGACGAGCTGCGCTTCGAGTACGCAGCCAAGCTGCGCGACGAGATCAAGTCCCTGCGCCGCGAGCTCGACCAGATCCAGGCTGCGTAG
- a CDS encoding alpha-galactosidase has product MGGVSRARWISRGLGAAAVVACALPPVAGAQEGHSGDVYARVTPTEVVLGNDLAERRWDRAALRTGLLEDKRPGGRVWSRGRRDFTLSLAGIELGSEAFRVNAAEVEELEGGGLRVTMQLQSTAGPALTALRIAEAYPGVAGFRTRTVLEPAVPVALAGATLDEAAVGPAAPTIHAFRAGADWREPGWAGPPLAIGYPHAGTWRHSRSAPAGAPLEGPAQWLSAEAGGRSLFMVMERNDFPSSRAGYDGGVARLEVDYGRDVILFGPLEENVHVESPLPPGSPGRMRILAPGEPFALEWAFTGFGADADDEPWQFAKALERRATWRRDVVFNSNGTDSNAISTGAKDDMDIATVREVAPVARALGVETFVLDDGWQARSGDWQPDSPQHREPRGTPPRFPDDELAAVRDAIAPMRMGLWMSPLHFHPSSATYAAHPDWACQPVGTGLAVYNTLDPESGSNEAGIGQWSAAALPHVEARIRDAIENWGVEYWKFDFLAWLDCAGEGDLHDLHDDFLAMIDRLHADHPGVVFSIDETNDYRTFPFESVPRGPTWFQNGSPDLDRLLHNLWNLSPYLPVSALGQHALGGRAYERHPVDTLMAAALPSHITFFTDIRELPAAVVSRASEWIEFYKAHRGALAQMAYPLLADPLEGGWTALQPWNPETGEGALLAFRQGSEDATRTIALRNVPPGRTFELIRAPDGAPAGTATSAELAAGIDVTIEEEDGAAALVVRAPRTAAR; this is encoded by the coding sequence ATGGGAGGCGTTTCACGCGCGCGATGGATCTCGCGCGGGCTGGGCGCGGCCGCGGTGGTGGCCTGCGCGTTGCCGCCTGTCGCGGGCGCGCAGGAGGGCCACAGCGGTGACGTCTACGCGCGTGTGACGCCCACCGAGGTCGTGCTGGGCAACGACCTCGCCGAGCGCCGCTGGGACCGCGCCGCGCTGCGCACGGGCCTGCTCGAGGACAAGCGTCCGGGCGGGCGTGTGTGGAGCCGCGGCCGGCGTGACTTCACGCTCTCGCTCGCCGGGATCGAGCTCGGGAGCGAGGCGTTCAGAGTGAACGCGGCGGAGGTGGAGGAGCTCGAGGGTGGCGGCCTGCGCGTGACGATGCAACTGCAATCCACTGCCGGCCCCGCCCTCACTGCGCTCCGTATTGCCGAGGCCTACCCCGGTGTCGCCGGCTTCCGCACCCGCACCGTGCTCGAGCCCGCGGTACCGGTTGCGCTCGCGGGCGCGACGCTGGACGAGGCGGCGGTGGGCCCCGCGGCGCCCACGATCCACGCCTTCCGCGCCGGCGCCGACTGGCGCGAGCCCGGCTGGGCCGGCCCGCCGTTGGCGATCGGCTACCCGCACGCGGGCACCTGGCGCCACAGCCGCTCGGCGCCCGCGGGCGCGCCGCTCGAGGGGCCGGCCCAATGGCTGTCCGCGGAGGCGGGCGGCCGTTCGCTGTTCATGGTCATGGAGCGCAACGACTTTCCCTCCTCGCGCGCGGGCTACGACGGGGGCGTGGCACGGCTCGAGGTGGACTACGGACGCGACGTGATCCTGTTCGGGCCGCTGGAGGAGAACGTCCATGTGGAGAGCCCGCTGCCGCCGGGCAGCCCCGGGCGGATGCGGATCTTGGCGCCCGGTGAGCCGTTTGCGCTCGAGTGGGCCTTCACCGGCTTCGGCGCGGACGCCGACGACGAGCCGTGGCAGTTTGCCAAGGCGCTCGAGCGCCGCGCCACGTGGCGCCGCGACGTCGTCTTCAACTCCAACGGCACGGACTCCAACGCCATCTCCACGGGGGCGAAGGACGACATGGACATCGCCACGGTGCGCGAGGTCGCCCCCGTGGCGCGGGCGCTCGGAGTCGAGACGTTCGTGCTCGACGACGGCTGGCAGGCGCGCTCGGGCGACTGGCAGCCCGACTCGCCGCAGCACCGCGAGCCGCGCGGCACCCCGCCGCGCTTCCCCGACGACGAGCTCGCGGCCGTGCGCGACGCCATCGCGCCGATGCGCATGGGGCTGTGGATGAGCCCGCTGCACTTCCACCCGTCGTCGGCCACCTACGCGGCCCATCCCGACTGGGCCTGCCAGCCGGTCGGGACCGGGCTCGCCGTCTACAACACGCTCGACCCGGAGTCGGGCTCGAACGAGGCGGGCATCGGCCAGTGGAGCGCCGCCGCGCTCCCGCACGTGGAGGCGCGCATCCGCGATGCCATCGAGAACTGGGGGGTCGAGTACTGGAAGTTCGACTTCCTCGCCTGGCTGGACTGCGCGGGCGAGGGCGACCTGCACGACCTCCACGACGACTTCCTCGCGATGATCGACCGCCTCCACGCCGACCATCCGGGCGTTGTCTTCTCGATCGACGAGACCAACGACTACCGGACTTTCCCCTTCGAGTCCGTGCCGCGCGGGCCGACCTGGTTCCAGAACGGCTCGCCCGACCTCGACCGCCTGCTCCACAACCTCTGGAACCTGTCGCCCTACCTGCCCGTGAGCGCGCTGGGCCAGCACGCGCTCGGGGGCCGGGCGTACGAGCGCCATCCCGTGGACACGCTGATGGCCGCCGCGCTTCCCTCGCACATCACGTTCTTCACCGACATCCGCGAGCTGCCCGCGGCAGTGGTGTCCAGGGCGAGCGAGTGGATCGAGTTCTACAAGGCCCACCGCGGCGCCCTGGCGCAGATGGCGTACCCGCTGCTCGCCGACCCGCTCGAGGGCGGCTGGACCGCGCTCCAGCCCTGGAACCCCGAGACGGGCGAGGGGGCGCTGCTGGCGTTCCGCCAGGGGTCGGAGGACGCCACGCGCACCATCGCGCTGCGCAACGTCCCGCCGGGCCGGACCTTCGAGCTGATCCGCGCGCCGGATGGCGCACCGGCCGGCACGGCCACCTCGGCCGAGCTCGCGGCCGGCATCGACGTGACCATCGAGGAGGAGGACGGCGCGGCGGCCCTGGTGGTCAGGGCGCCACGTACAGCGGCGAGGTGA